A stretch of DNA from Tsuneonella amylolytica:
ACCCAGCGAAATCGGACCGAAGCGTCGAGAAGACGATCTAACATAAATACGTTCCTGGGAGGCGTAAGCGGTCGGCAATGCCGAGATCAGCATCGCGGGCGCGGCCGAAGCCTCGAAAATGGGGAGGTGCCTGTATCAATGCTCGGCTTCGCTGGCGCCAAGCTGCGACTTGAGAACGAATGCGCCTTCAGTGGCGATCACGGCGCCCGGCTTGATGCCTCCGAGAATCTCGATGCGGCCACCGCTGCGTTGGCCCGCAGACACGGGGGTTGCCTGGAAGCCGCCGTTCACCTGAACGAACACGACATCGCGGCCTTCCACCGATTGGACGGCACCCTCCGGGATGACGATGCGATTTCCAGTCGCGCCACCACGCGGCGTGATCCGGACCCGAAATGCCTGGCCCTGGGTCAGCCCGGCAGGAATGCCCGACGGAGACAGCACCACGGTTGCGGCGCGGCTCTCGGTGTCGAGCGAGGGTGTGGTCGATCGGACCACCGCATCCAGGGTCGCCCCATCGCCCAGCTCGATCACGGCCCGATCGCCTGGGCGGATGCGCTGAGCGTCTGACCACGGCACCGCCGCTTCGATCTGGACGCTGCGCGGGTTGGCGACCTCGAACAGCTCGGTCCCGGCCGATACAAAGGCGCCAAGCTCCGCATCCATCTTGGTAATCCGGCCGCTGATCAGGCTGCGGACGGCAATGTGCCGTCCGTCTGAGGTCACCCCGGCCGCGGTCACCGCCGCCTGGGTGCGGCGCAGCTCCGCCTGAGCCTGCGCAGCCTCGGCCTGGGCAGCCTCGAGATCCTGCCGAGCGGTGATCTTGGCATCGAACAGACGCCGCTCACGATTGAGCGCGGCGGCCGTCGCCTGCGCGCGGGCTGTGGCCGAAGCGCGCTCGGCGATGATCGCGGCCGCTTCGCGACTCTCGAGCAAGGCGACGGTCTCACCGGCACCGACTCCATCGCCGAGGCGCTTGTAGATGCTCGTGATCGCACCGTCCGCCCGAGCGGTCAGGGACGAGCGACCGGTCGGGGGAGCGGTCGCGGTCGCCTGGGCAAGGATTTCGGATCCAAGCGAGCCCGCAGTAATACGCTCGGTCCGAATTCCGACCGCTTCCAGATTTGCAAGCGGCACGGCCACAAACCCTTCGGGTCCGTGATCCTCCTCGCCCTCTTCTTCGCCCGCCTCGGCTTCTTCGGCAGTTGCACCGGCTGCGGTCGGCTCGTCCGTAGCACGGCCGATAATTATTCCACCAACGCCCGCCAGCAAGGCGATGCCTCCGGCGATGGCGATGAGCCTTTTGCGATCATCAGCTGGATTGAGGTCCATGGTCGTGTCCTTACTGCGCCGTAGCGCGCGCGAGTTCCGCGGTGGCTTCGGCCTGCGCCAGGCGAGCTTCGATCAGTTGGGTTTCGGCACTTGTCAGCGCGGCCTGGGCATCGAGCAGCTCGATCAGTTCGATCTTGCCAGCCTCGTACGATAGCTGCGCCAGCCGCAGTGCTTCACGACCTTCGGGGATGGCGCCGCGTTCGAGCGCTTCGACACGAGCGTCGGCTGCGCTGAGATTGGCTGTCGCATTGGCGATACGCGTGCTGGCACCAACACGCGCACTGGTCCGCTCAGCCTCCGCAGCGCGGATTTCGGCTCGAGCGGCCTCGATATTGCCGCTGTTGCGATTCCTGATCGGCAGCGGCATCGAAAAGCCCGCGACGAGCGCCTGATCGCCAAGCTCCTGGACATGGCGGATGCCAAGTCCAACCGCGGGATCGAGCCGCCGCTCCGCAAGCTGTTGCTGGAGACTCGCCTCGGCCAAAGCGAGCTGGGCACTGGCGAGCCGCACATCCAGCGATTCGACCGGCAAACTTGCGGCTGTCAGTGGCTCGCGGAGATCGCCCGCAATCGAGCTTGGTGCGGTGTCCGCACCGAACAGGGCTGCTAGCGTGCGGCGTGACGCGGCTTCTTCGGCTTGCGCGCCGCGAAGCTCTGCCGCGGCTTGGCTGGCTGCGGCCTGCGCGCGCAGCGCACGCAGCGGCGGCTCCCGGCCAACTTCGACCAGAATGTTGGCGATCCGTGCGAGCTCGCGCGATCTCTGCTCGTTCTCGGCCGCGATTCGCAGCCTGTCGCGTGCCGCGACCGCTGTCGCAAACTGTTGCCTTACAGATCGAGCCAGTTCCGCGCGCGTGATGAGCAAGCGGAGCTCGCTCACCGCGAGCTCGGCGCGTCCCACGGCCTGGCGCGCGGATCTCCGGCCTCCCAAGTCGAGCCTTTGATTGACCGCTACGGTCACTTCAGTGCTTTGCAGCCCGCTCAATTCTCCAGTGCCCAGAAAGTTCTCAACCTCGACGCTGAGTTCGGGGTTGTCTCTGAATCCCGCCTGGCGGAGCCTCCCCTGTGCCGCCGCTACAGATGCCCGGGCGGCTACGATCGCCGGTGATCGCGCCTCGGCCGCCCCCAACGCACCTTCAAGGGTAAGGTTGTCAGGCAGCGGCTCGTTGCTCGGCACCAGCAGCGGCAAGGGTGCATCGCTTGTAGTGCGCTCGATTGGCGCAGGCGGACCGATCGTCGGCGAGCCGACCTGCGGCGTTGCCGGCGAACTTACCTGCGCGCTTGCTGCCGTGAGGCTGAGGGAAAGAACCGCAGTCGCAACGGCAAGCCGAGCATATCCGCTCGCATGACCGATCGCGCTCGATCGCGGGCCAGGAATCCGGCGCCAAGAGGCGCGGACTCGCATTTGGAAAGGCATTTTTGAGAGTTCCTCTGCTGACACTAAACACGCGCTGCGACTGCAGCACGGCTGGTGTCAGGCCCGAGGCGGCTCTTTGTCTAAGGTGATTTCAGCTCCGTTTAGCGCGACCGTACGCAGGGCAAAGTGCAGCGGATCCGGCGCCAATTGCTCGGCCTCCAGCGCGACTCCACTATCCACCTGCGCTACGTTGTGACAATGGCCATGCGCGCACAGCGCGTCTTGCTGCGCGTCATCGCTGCTCTTTTTTTCGGGTGCCGGCGAAGTATCGACGGATTGAGTCGCCTGCTCCACCGACGCTCCCACGTCACCGCACGCGACCGCATCGGACGCGCCCCCGAAAACCACGGCGAATAAAAGCAGCAGAGCCGCGAGTGTCCGGAAGGGCGAGGTTGAGCGAAGTGTCATCGACCGCGCGCCAATGCCACGGCAATTGCAGCTAGACAACCTCAAGATATGCCGTCGTTCCGACGATGAGGTATGAACGGGGCGAAAGAAGCCCATGGGATCTCTCGCTGAAAGGAACGTCGGAGCCCCGCGCTGCGTTGGACGACTGAGCGCGCGATTGGCGCGCGGCCACTTCAAGAGCTTAGGAGAGACGATGTGGAAATTCGCGAACTGATGACGAAGGATCCGGCATGCTGCAGCCCGTCGGACAGTGTGAAGGAAGCCGCCTCGCTGATGGCAAGCAACGACTGCGGCCAAATTCCAGTGATCGACGCAGATGGTGGGTTGGTCGGCGTCATTACCGATCGCGACATCGCTTGCCGCTGCGTTGCCCAAGGCAAATCTGCCGAAACGAAGGTGGAGGAGATCATGTCATCTTCTCCCGTCACCGTGACCATCGATGCGAGCGTTGCTGAGTGCTGCAAAAAGATGGAAGAGAACCAAGTCCGTCGTCTCCCCGTCGTCGATGACGCCGGTAAGTGCTGTGGGATCGTGTCCCAAGCTGATATTGCGCGCCATGCTAGTGAGCATGAGACTGGCGATCTAGTACGTGAGGTGTCGGAGCCGACGCGTTAGGCTTCAGCTCATCGTCCCTTTTCCCATCAGTCGCTCATGGACACGGGCGGCCAGTGCGTAATGCGGTGCAAAGCGGGGGTACCCCGAATCTAGCGGCGACAGCGACCGGCAGATGAACGGCCAATAATCTTCAGGCCTATCCAGCGCGAGGCTGCTAGTTCGGGTGCAGGCTTGTTGCAGCCAGATTCTGATCGAACACGCGGGTGAAAAATTCGCCGAACAGTCTGGTCTTGGCCACGCAAGGTTGTGCTGAGCGCGAAGATTGCTGCATCTCACCGAGATATGCGCTCCCGGCGCGCGCGGACCCAAGCGAGATCATGCTTCCACATCGTCCGGAACAGCAGCCAAAAGCCCGTCACCGCCAGCCACGCCATCGCGACGCCGGCGGTGATGATCAGCGGATGGTTGAAGCTTGTCCTGTCGGCGTAATCCATGTTGTGAAGCATCCAGAAGAAATCCCACCAGCGCCAGGTGTCATTCCGCCGCTCGAGCACGGCGCCCGTGGTGGCCGACACGTAATATGTGCTCGCGTCGTCGTCGGCGAAATCGACCTGCCAGATCGGCGGCTCGTGGTCCCTGACCGGCAGCGATCGCTCGGTAAGAAGCTTCGCCGCGCCGGGCCTCGCCCCGTTGGGATGGTTCGACTGCGCAATGGCGCGGGCGGCGGGCGCATCGATCGTCACTGGAATTCCCGTTCGGGCATCGAACATCCGGGTCGATCGCGCGGTCCGCACTTCGACCACCGGCCGATCAAGCAGAGTCTTCAGCCGCAGACCCTCGATTTCTGCGCTGCCCAACTCGCGGACGATCCCTGGCCACGCGGTCGCTTCGCCAGCGACTGCCGCTTGGGTCGCTTGAGGCCGGGGGCCTCCGGCAACCGCCTCCATGTCTAGCAGCGCCATCGCGGCGCCACTGATTGCCCAGATCACGAACTGCAGGCCGATCGCCAGCCCGACCCACTTGTGGATTTTCCGCAGCCAGGTCGACTTGATTGTCATAGGGTGCTGCGCCCCTTCTTCTTGCGCTTGGGAAAGGCATGGAAAAGCAACCAGATGCCCGAAAGCGCCATCAGTACCGCGCCCCACGTGAAGACGCGAAGAAGGGAGTTGTTGACGTTCTCGCGCTCGTCATAATCCATGATGTGGAGCATCCACACGAAGTCGAACACGCGCCACAGTTCGTGCCGGCGCGACAGCAGTTCGCCGGTAACCGGTGAGAGATAGAAGGTCGGACTGTTCCAATGATCGAACTCCACCCGCCAGAGCGGAGGCGTTCGTCCGCGGATTTCCCCGGGCACATCCGTAAAGAGTTCGACCGATGCGATGGACTCGGACCCGGTGTAGTACGACGAAGCCAGGGCTCTGATTGCCTGCTCGTTCGGCGGGTCCAACCGCGTAGCCGAGGTTGCCCCGAAGGCGCGCTCTCCCGAGGGCCCTTCGGTGACATAAATCGGGCGCTCATCAACCCAGGCCAGCCTGATGCTGGAAGCTTTCTCCCGCGCGGCAAGCGCGAGCGGATCCCGCAAGGCGTTCGCATGGACGCCCGGAATGGACGCCACGCGAATGAGATGGTCGCCGTGGATCGTATCGATATGGACGATGGTCATGTAAAGGCCGCTAAGCGACCAGACGACCACCTGCAGGCCGACGAACAGCCCGATCCATTTATGCGTCTTGCGGGCGATTACGTGGGTTCGCATCTGCGGGCGAAAGCTCCGGCCTTGGATGAGAGTGGCCCCGGCGAAGTTCTCGCCGGGGCCATCAAGGGGCGATCAGCAGTGGCCCGCTTCCCGATGTTCGGGAGCGCAGGTAGGCGACGCGTCGGGCTCCGCTGCAGGTTCCGCCGAGGGCTTGGGCGCAGCCGCTTTGGCCGGGGCCGGCTTTGCATCGGCAGCCTTCGGAGCAGCAGGTTTCGCGGTAGCCGCCGGCGCAGAGGTTTCGCTCTTGGCTTGCGCCTGCATGGCCATCGGCTTGCCGCGCAGCATGGCTTCGACCATCCCCACTTCCTTGAGCTGCTCTGACCGGGTCTCCACGATCTGCGCGCGCACGGCCCCGCTCGCGCCGTTCGCGAGTGCGATGTCCGACATCGCGACGGCCCCGCGGTGGTGGGCGAGCATCTTGGCGAGATAGGTCTCCGAAGGGGTCGCGCCCGATGCCCCCATCATTTCGCTGTGCATCTCGGTCATTGCCGCTTCGTAGAGCCTGGCGCTTTCCGGATCGGCGGTGCCGTTGCGGGCGAGCGCCTTGAGCGCTTCGATCTCGGCGCCCTGGTTGTCGATCGTCATCTGCGCCATCTTCGCGACATCGGCGGTGGGTTGGAGGCCGAGCACAATCCGCGACATGTCGATCGCGCCGTCGTGGTGCGCGATCATCTTCTTGACCCAGGTGTCGGCGGCATTGACGCCGACCGCGGCCTTCATCGCCTTGTCCATCGCCATCTCGGGTTTGGCATAGGGGCCGTCCATGGTCATTTCGTTGGCGGGCGCGGTGTCGTCGGCAGGCTGTTCAGGGCTTCCGCAGGCGCCGAGTGAAGCAAGGAGCGCTAGCGCGCCAATTCCGGTCATTCGGATCACTGAATATCTCCATGGTTGCAGATCGTGTTGGGTCAGAGGCGGTCCATGATGCGCTTCATCTGGGAAATCTCATCTTTCTGGGCCTGGATGATCTCGCCGCAGAGCTGGCGTATCTCGGGGTCGGTGAGCTTGGCTTCCTCGCACATCAGGATAGCACCTGAGTGGTGTGGAATCATCGAGCGCAGGAACTGGTCATCGCCGACGAGGCTCTGTTGCCGGATGCCGACAAGCGACAGGACGAAGATCGCCGCAAAGGCTACATAGAGCGCGGCGTTGAGCTTCCGGTTGCGATACATACCTCCCATTGTCGCAAGCATGATCGCGCCCATTGGCGCCCACATGACCAGCGCCATGTAAAAGAAGTTCACGTTTTGGATGAACTCGCCCCAGCTCCAGATCATGGCGAACATGGCGACATACATCACCAGCAGGCTCAGGCCGAGATTGACGGCCAGCATCATGTAGGGCTTCGAGCCCACCTCGTGATGCGCGCACTTTGCGTGGTCTTCCATCGGTCGTTCTCCTTACCAGTTCAGGTGATCGACGCCGTGCACTAGCGCACCGCCGAACCACCCCTGCACAAGGATCGCCGCTGTCAGGATCGACAGGCCGACGATCATGCCGGAGCCGCGGTCTTGCTCGGGGCGCCTGAGCGCGAACACACCCAAGGCGAACGCCCCGATCCCGATGCCGGTCCCGAGCCAGCGGTGGCTCTGCATCATCCAGTCGTCGAGGCCGAGTTCGAACCCGCCGCTCAGCCAGCCCGACAGCATGGCGAACGGAGCGGTCACTCCTGCGGTCACCACCAGGAACTGGACGGGCTTCGCGAAGCCGGGCCGCTTGCGCCCGACGATGGCGGTGAAGAGCGCCGCCGGAATGAAGGCTATTGGAAAATGCACCAGCATGGGATGGAAGCGGCCGAGCCAGTCGAGCAGCCGCGCCGCGACGCTCTTCGGCGGATCGTCTATCTCGTTCATGGCGGCCATGGCCGTGGCATGACCCGGCATCGCCATGTCGTGCGCCATGGGAGCACTTTGCGCCGATCCACCCGCAGCCGCGCGCTGTGCCTCGAGTTGCGCTGCCTCCTGCTTCGCCTTGTGATCCTTGTGCGCCGAGACGGGCGCAGCTGGCATCGACAGCACGGCAATGGCTGCCAGTATCGCCAGCACCGACCGCGCCAGCAAGCGATGCGATCGTCGGATGAACATGCTCATCTCAGGTCCCCTTCGGCTTGCGCGCCGAATTGTGCATGACCAGGATCTTCCAGCCATCCGCCGTTCTCGTGAGCACGCTCGTGGCGACGCCCCTGCGCATCGCGATCTCACCGCTCTCCGTCTCGATCCGGTAATTGTAGGTCTCGGTTGCGAGCGCGAGATCGCCTTCGATGCGCACCGCGACCGCGTAGTCGGAGAACGCGAACGCGCGGAAAGCCGCGAGCTCGGGCCCCAGATGATGCGCGAGATACTCCTTGTAGGTGCCTTCGACCCCGCCGGTTTCGAACACCGCGGAATCCTCGGTGAAGAGCGCTTCGGTGCCGCTCGCGTCCAGCCGCTCTATCGCGGACTTGTAGCGCGCCAGCACGTCGCGAACGGCGCTCTCGTCGGCGCCGAGCGGCGCGGTTTGCGGTGCCGTCGGCCCCGCTTTTGAAGGATGGTGCCCTGGTGCCGCCTGGAGCGCCAGCAAGGCTGCGATCATGGTCGTTATCAACATTGCTCTTCTCCCCTCAGAACCAGAAGCGAATGCCCGCCAGGAAGCTAAAGCCTCCGGCAGATTCGCCTTCATCACGCAGGAAATCGCGCGTCCTGCCGAACGCCCGCTCGTATTGGACGCCCACGTAAGGAGCGAATTCGCGGGCGATGTCGTAGCGCAGCCGGACGCCGATCTCTGCATCGGTCAGACCCGCGCCGACACCAATGTCCTCGCTGCTCTGAGCCGCGAAATTGAGCTCGGCACGCGGCTGCAGGATCAGCTTTTGGGTGATGCGCTGGTCGTAGTAGCCTTCGAGCCGGCCCAACAGTTCGCCCCGATCCGACAGGAACAGCGCGCCCTCGACATCGAAGAAACCCGGCGCCAGCCCCTCGAATCCGATCGTGGCGTAGACGCGCGATGGGTCTGGCTCGAAATCGTACCGGACACCGGCCTGAAGATCGAAGTAAGGGCCAATGGCGCGGCTATAGAGCGCCTGGACCTCAGCCGATTCCACCCCGGCGCCGAACTCGCCTTCACCTTCGGTTTTGACCACCAGCCGATTGATGTCTCCGCCATACCAGGCCTCGCCGCCCCATTCGTAGGCGTCCCGCCCGCTCTTGATCTTCACCTCGGCGATGTTGAGCATAACCATCGAAAAGTTCTGGCCGCCGTGATGCAGCGACAGATGGTGACGCCCCATGGCCATCGCGGATGGGCCATAGATCGCGTCCGCGGCGTAGTCCGTGGGCACGGGCGGAGCCGTGCCCGAGCCGGCAGGGAGGTTCGTCCCCTCTGCCGTGATCGTTTCGGCCGGGGTGCAATGTCCCATCGCCGCGTGTTCCGGCGCGCACGTCACCTGAGCCACAGGTTGCGCTGCGGGGAGTGTGCAATGCCCCATCGCCGCATGCTCCGGCGAGCAAGTGGTTTGGGCCGGGGACGCGGTCTGTGGCGTCGCTGTGGGAGCGGCAGCGGGACGCGTGCAATGGCCCATTGCAGCATGTTCGGGCAGGCAAGTGCTCGGCGCTTGCGGTACCGGAAGTGGCTGAGCGGCAGCCGGTTGGTTTTCCGTTAACGTACAATGTCCCATCGCGGCGTGCTCGGGCAGGCAGGTAGGCGGCGCTTTGGGCCCGGGCTGCGGCTGAGCGACCGCCGATCGATTTGCCGGCAGCGTGCAATGCCCCATGGCAGCATGCTCGGGAGTGCAACTCGTGGCTGCGGTAGGGACCGATGTCTGGTCCGGCGAAGCCTGTTCTTGCGCGACTGCTGGCACGCTGGCGAAAGCCGCCACGGCAAGCAGGGGAAGTCTGTGAAGCCAGATCATCTTACGCGTCTCCCTTGTCGGGACGCACGGTGACGACACGCATCATCCCGGCGGTCATGTGGTAGAGGTTGTGACAGTGGAACGCCCAGTCGCCCTGCGCATCGAGGGTGACGTCGAAGGTCGCCGTCCCGCCCGGCTGCACGTTCACCGTGTGCTTGCGCGGCGACCAGGCGCCATGACCCGTCACCAGCTCGAAGAAATGGCCGTGCAGATGGATCGGGTGCTGCATCATCGTGTCGTTGACCAGTCGCACGCGCACGCGTTCGTTATGGCGGAACGGGATCGGCTCGGCCGGCTCGCTCATCTTCACCCCGTCGAACGACCACATGTAGCGTTCCATGTTGCCGGTGAGGTGGATGTCGAGCTGGCGGGACGGCGCGCGCACGTCGGGATTGCGCTCGAGCGCCATGAGATCGCGATAGGTCAGCACACGGTGGCCGACATCTTCGAGGCCCGTCCCCGGATCGCCCATGCGATCCACCGGCATCGGCGAGATCGTCTGCACGCCCGGGTTCCTGTCGACCTGCGGCGCGTTGGCGAAGTCGCGCATGCCCATCGAGCCATGGTCCATCGGAGCGGCTGCCTGGCCGGCGGCCGCCGGGGCCGTGTGTCCCATCGCGGCGTGGTCCATGGGTGCTGCCGCCGGAGATGCCGCAGCGGAGCCATGCCCCATCGCCGCGTGATCCATACCCGCCATGCCAGCCGCCGCTGCCGTTGCAACTACGGCGCCTGTCTCTTTCCAGCCGGTCAGCTTCCACAACTCGCCGGAGGCGTTCTGTTGGGCAGTCGGATCGACGCCGCGTACCTTCGCCGGGTTCGATGATCCACTGCCCATCGCGCCATGATCCATCCCGGAATGGTCCATGTCGCCCATGCCCATGTCCTTCATGGTCAGGAGCGGGCGCGGGCGCAGCGGCGGAACCGGCGCGCTCATGCCCTCGCGCGGCGCAAGGGTCGCGCGGCCCAAGCCCGACCGGTCGCTCGCCTCGCTGACAAAACTGTAGGCGCGGTCCCCGGGTGTAACGACGACGTCGTAGGTCTCGGCGGTGCCGATCTGGAACTCGTCCACGGTGACCGGCCGCACGTTGAGACCGTCGGCCTGGACGACCGTCATCGGCAGGCCGGGAATGCGGATGTTGAAGGTCGTCTGCGCCGACGCGTTGATCACGCGCAGACGCACTCGCTCGCCGGGCGTGAACAGGCCGGTCCAATTGTCGTAGGGGCCGAAGCCGTTGATGGTGAAGGCGTAGGTTGACCCGGTGACGTCGGCGATGTCGGCCGCGTCCATCCGCATCTGCGCCCATTCCCAGCGCTCCTTCGCAGTGAGGTCGCGCCCTGCGAGCAGTCCCGACAGCGTCATGCGCTGCCGGTTGAAGTAGGGCCCGCCCATCTGCTTGAGCTTGCGGTAGATCGTCGCGCCGGCGAGCGGGCTGTGATCGGACAGCACCAGCACATGCTCGCGGTCGTAGGCGACCGAGTCGGGTCCCGCCGGATCGATCACGATCGGGCCATACACGCCGTCTTCTTCCTGATAGGCGCTGTGGCTGTGATACCAGTAGGTACCGGCGTGGCTGAGATCGAACTCGTAGTCGAACGTCGAGCGCGGCATGATGCCGGGGAAGCTGACGCCGGGAACGCCATCCATCTCGAACGGCACGAGAAGGCCGTGCCAGTGGATCGAGCTGTCCTCATCGAGCGTGTTCTGCACGCGCAGGCGTACCCGCTGGCCTTCCTTGAGGCGGATCAGCGGGCCCGGCACGGTGCCGTTGATGCCGACGGCGCGGGTGACCTTGCCGTCCACCTCGACGTTGACCTGACCGATGGTAAGCGCAATGTCGTTGCCACCGACTGTCGGCAACGGGCGCACGAGGCCTTTCGAGAGCGGCTGGGCCCAGGCGGGCAGAGCCTGCGCCAAGCCGAAGCCTGCGCCGGACATAGCGACGGCGCGCAGCAGCGCACGCCGTCCGAGGACGAGTTCATTCATGAGGGAGTTCCCTGATTCACTGGCGCGAAGACGATCGCCTGCCGACGGGACTGACGCCCCGCCGGCAGGTCAGTCGTGCTTAGTGGTGCGCGTGCCCGTTGGCGGGGGCCGTCGGCGTCATGTTATGGCCTGCGTGCGGATCATCCGCGGAAGGCGCCGCGGTGCCGCTGGCGGGCTTGCCCGCCATCTTGTCGCAGCACGCGCACTTCTCCTTCATCTTCTCGCAGCATTCCATCTTCGGCTTTTCCGCAGGAGCGGCCTGGGCGTGCGCGACGCCGGGAAGAGCGATCGCCAAAGCGACCGCAGTCATCAACTTGTTCATGTTCCTAAACTCCGTGAAATCGAAAGAAGAGCGATTTCACGCAAGTTTGGGAGGCGGTGTTGGAAGCTTCGCCAGGAACGCACGATGCTCGGTCGACCGGAAGCCGGCGAGAATGGGCGCATGATAGACGACCGGGTCGAGCGCGGGCGAGCCGAGCGGCGCCACGGCCGAGCACATCGCGACACAGCACTGTGTCATCGCGCCGGACTCGTCGTCGCCGCCGGAATTCTCGTCGCCGCAATGCCCTGTTTTCGCCATCTCGCGATGATCCATCGGCATCGCCGCCATGGCCACGCCGGACTGCATGGCGAGAGGTGCGACCACCATGGCCAGCGCTGCCAGGATGAGATGGATTCGGCGAAGCATCAGGAATTTGTCCTAGGCGCGGGCGGAACAGGGGTCAATTTCCTTGTGAGGTCCAAGGTACGCGCTTGCTTTCCACGTTTGCCCCTATGCGCCCGCATCATCCCACGGACTCAAGGTCATCGAGGATGGGGCAATCGGGCATTTGATCGCCGTGACATTCGGCGGCCAGGTGCTCCAGCGATCGGCGCATCGAATCCAACTGCCGAGACTTGGAACTCAATTCGGCCGCACGGGCGAGAGCAAGTGCCTTGACTTCGGCACTGGCGCGGCTGCGATCCTGCCAGAGCCCCAGCAGCTGCCGTATTTCCTCGATACCGAAGCCAAGATCGCGGGCCCGCCCGATGAAGGCGAGCGTGTGAACGTCTGTCCGATCATAGTCCCGGTATCCCGAATCTCTCCTTGGGGCAGCAGGGATCAAACCCACCTTCTCGTAATGCCGGATCATCCGCTGGCTCACGCCGGACGCGCTGGAGGCTTCGCCGATCTTCACAAGTGGATGCTCCGCAAGCGCAGCGAATTGCCGATGACCGCCACCGAACTGAACGCCATCGCCGCACCTGCGATGATCGGGCTCAACAGGAGGCCGAACCACGGGTACAGAACCCCTGCCGCGATGGGCACGCCGGCGGCGTTGAACACAAACGAGAAGAAAAGGTTCTGCCGGATATTCGCCATGGTCGCGCGGCTCAGCTTGCGCGCGCGGACGATCCCCCGCAGATCGCCCTTGACCAGGGTGATCGCGGCGCTTTCCATCGCCACGTCGGTGCCCGTGCCCATGGCAATGCCAACGTCGGCAGCCGCGAGAGCCGGCGCGTCGTTGATGCCGTCTCCAGCCATTGCCACGCGCCGTCCCGCGCGACGGAGCTCCTCTACTTTCGCCTGCTTCTGCTGGGGCAGGACATCCGCCATCACTTCGTCGATCCCGACGCGGCGAGCCACTGCTTCCGCTGTCCGGCGGTTGTCGCCGGTCATCATTACGACGTGGATGCCGCTCTGGCGCAGTTCCGCGACGGCCTCGGAAGCGCTATCCTTGATCGGATCCGCGACCACCACGATGCCGGCGAGCTTTCCATTGACGGCGACGAACATGACGCCTTCGCCGTCTGAACGATGCCGGTCTGCCTGACCTTCAAGCGGGCCGGTGTTCGCGCCGATCGTTTCGAGGAGGGCAGCGTTGCCCAACGCGACCTGGCGTCCATCCACCCGCCCGGTTACGCCCTTGCCGGTTATCGAGGCGAAATCGGAACTCTCCGGCAGCACGATCCCCCGGTCGTTCGCACCTTCGACGATCGCCGCTGCCAGCGGGTGTTCGCTCCCGCGTTCCAGCGCCGCGGACAGGCGGAGAACTTCGCTCTCATCGAAACCACCTGTCGGCTGAACTTTGACCAGCTTCGGCTTGCCGACAGTCAGGGTACCAGTCTTGTCGACAACCAGAGTGTCAATTTTTTCCGTCAGCTCGAGAGCTTCGGCGTTCTTGACCAGTACTCCAGATGTCGCCCCGCGACCGGTTCCCACCATGATCGACATCGGCGTCGCAAGACCGAGCGCACACGGACAGGCGATGATGAGCACCGCTACCGCATTGACCAGTGCGTGCGCGGCGCGCGGTTCGGGCCCTACGAAATTCCACACGATGAAGGTGGCGATGGCGATCAGCACGACACCGGGAACGAACCAGCCGGAAACCTTGTCGGCAAGGGCCTGGATCGGTGCGCGCGAACGCTGTGCATCGGCAACCATCCGGACGATCTGCGAAAGCATCGTATCGCG
This window harbors:
- a CDS encoding DUF2231 domain-containing protein, producing the protein MSMFIRRSHRLLARSVLAILAAIAVLSMPAAPVSAHKDHKAKQEAAQLEAQRAAAGGSAQSAPMAHDMAMPGHATAMAAMNEIDDPPKSVAARLLDWLGRFHPMLVHFPIAFIPAALFTAIVGRKRPGFAKPVQFLVVTAGVTAPFAMLSGWLSGGFELGLDDWMMQSHRWLGTGIGIGAFALGVFALRRPEQDRGSGMIVGLSILTAAILVQGWFGGALVHGVDHLNW
- a CDS encoding YybH family protein, which codes for MLITTMIAALLALQAAPGHHPSKAGPTAPQTAPLGADESAVRDVLARYKSAIERLDASGTEALFTEDSAVFETGGVEGTYKEYLAHHLGPELAAFRAFAFSDYAVAVRIEGDLALATETYNYRIETESGEIAMRRGVATSVLTRTADGWKILVMHNSARKPKGT
- a CDS encoding copper resistance protein B; this translates as MAMGRHHLSLHHGGQNFSMVMLNIAEVKIKSGRDAYEWGGEAWYGGDINRLVVKTEGEGEFGAGVESAEVQALYSRAIGPYFDLQAGVRYDFEPDPSRVYATIGFEGLAPGFFDVEGALFLSDRGELLGRLEGYYDQRITQKLILQPRAELNFAAQSSEDIGVGAGLTDAEIGVRLRYDIAREFAPYVGVQYERAFGRTRDFLRDEGESAGGFSFLAGIRFWF
- a CDS encoding copper resistance system multicopper oxidase; translated protein: MNELVLGRRALLRAVAMSGAGFGLAQALPAWAQPLSKGLVRPLPTVGGNDIALTIGQVNVEVDGKVTRAVGINGTVPGPLIRLKEGQRVRLRVQNTLDEDSSIHWHGLLVPFEMDGVPGVSFPGIMPRSTFDYEFDLSHAGTYWYHSHSAYQEEDGVYGPIVIDPAGPDSVAYDREHVLVLSDHSPLAGATIYRKLKQMGGPYFNRQRMTLSGLLAGRDLTAKERWEWAQMRMDAADIADVTGSTYAFTINGFGPYDNWTGLFTPGERVRLRVINASAQTTFNIRIPGLPMTVVQADGLNVRPVTVDEFQIGTAETYDVVVTPGDRAYSFVSEASDRSGLGRATLAPREGMSAPVPPLRPRPLLTMKDMGMGDMDHSGMDHGAMGSGSSNPAKVRGVDPTAQQNASGELWKLTGWKETGAVVATAAAAGMAGMDHAAMGHGSAAASPAAAPMDHAAMGHTAPAAAGQAAAPMDHGSMGMRDFANAPQVDRNPGVQTISPMPVDRMGDPGTGLEDVGHRVLTYRDLMALERNPDVRAPSRQLDIHLTGNMERYMWSFDGVKMSEPAEPIPFRHNERVRVRLVNDTMMQHPIHLHGHFFELVTGHGAWSPRKHTVNVQPGGTATFDVTLDAQGDWAFHCHNLYHMTAGMMRVVTVRPDKGDA
- the cueR gene encoding Cu(I)-responsive transcriptional regulator produces the protein MKIGEASSASGVSQRMIRHYEKVGLIPAAPRRDSGYRDYDRTDVHTLAFIGRARDLGFGIEEIRQLLGLWQDRSRASAEVKALALARAAELSSKSRQLDSMRRSLEHLAAECHGDQMPDCPILDDLESVG